Proteins from a single region of Ananas comosus cultivar F153 linkage group 3, ASM154086v1, whole genome shotgun sequence:
- the LOC109707055 gene encoding protein SLOW GREEN 1, chloroplastic-like — translation MASLTAAAPINGERRLLSPFRSAALKAPSHPPPALRIAAAPPRKMRLHRVSRVRASSISDAPSPLLRTLRSAASGAVVLAALLSAKLSPSPARAEPSAPPPATEERLEASGEVEAPKTDSEPSPLSQLLDSNPDAVRSVLYKTLEDGDDAEALSLLRRLIGARPSEPEWKLLAARLLCEVGDAAEARRLLEEVLAADPLSFEALFENAVLMDRCGEGVAALERLERALDLARAEHKERAARDVRLIIAQMQFLQKKVDEALTSYEELAREDPKDYRPYFCQGVIYSLLDRNTEARDKFSKYHELSPRNLDVDAYLQLQTPLSRIKLFGTDDSNA, via the coding sequence ATGGCGTCCCTCACCGCAGCCGCTCCCATTAACGGCGAGCGTCGTCTCCTCTCTCCCTTCCGCTCCGCCGCCCTCAAAGCCCCGTCTCATCCTCCCCCGGCCCTTCGCATCGCCGCCGCCCCTCCCCGCAAAATGAGGCTCCACAGGGtttctagggttagggcttCCTCCATTTCCGACGCCCCGAGCCCCCTCCTCCGCACCctccgctccgccgcctccggcgcCGTCGTCCTCGCCGCCCTTCTCTCCGCCAAGCTCTCcccgtcgccggcgagggccGAGccctccgcgccgccgccggcgacggAGGAGAGGTTAGAAGCCTCCGGCGAGGTCGAAGCCCCGAAGACGGATTCCGAGCCGTCCCCTCTCTCCCAGCTTCTCGACTCCAACCCCGACGCCGTCCGCTCCGTCCTCTACAAGACGCTCGAGGACGGCGACGACGCCGAggccctctccctcctccgccgcctgaTCGGCGCCCGGCCCTCGGAGCCCGAGTGGAAGCTCCTGGCGGCGCGGCTCCTCTGCGAGGTGGGGGACGCCGCCGAGGCCCGCCGCCTCCTGGAGGAGGTCCTCGCCGCCGACCCCCTCTCCTTCGAGGCCCTCTTCGAGAACGCCGTCCTCATGGACCGGTGCGGCGAGGGCGTCGCGGCGCTCGAGCGCCTGGAGCGCGCGCTCGATCTCGCGCGCGCCGAGCACAAGGAGAGGGCCGCGCGCGACGTGCGGCTGATCATCGCGCAGATGCAGTTCCTGCAGAAGAAGGTGGACGAGGCCCTGACGAGCTACGAGGAGCTCGCGCGAGAGGACCCCAAGGACTACCGGCCCTACTTCTGCCAGGGGGTCATATACAGCTTGTTGGATCGGAACACGGAGGCGAGAGACAAGTTCTCCAAGTACCACGAGCTCTCCCCCAGGAACTTGGACGTCGATGCCTACCTACAATTACAAACGCCGCTCTCCAGGATCAAGCTCTTCGGGACCGACGATTCAAACGCATAA
- the LOC109707056 gene encoding uncharacterized protein LOC109707056, producing MLFLKILGNVKDKESSQDSSNMSSSSSCSPSTGIERNKSGNQQTSLEKSEGHQRGNVEESAVDTVKFLETVISQLKEERTQEDFGEHLVQEMMSVCDEFRQLTGRNEGEDLNARWQDWRCKLQQVMNSLSAKKGISKEAFESSVHSRDNTPEGESAPDDKEAEVEAVTVCSTTEQRKEQHTERESKKGRKKAKGKGKNKGKKH from the exons ATGCTATTCCTGAAGATTTTGGGAAATGTTAAGGATAAAGAGTCTTCACAAGATTCATCAAACATGAGCTCCAGCTCCAGCTGTTCGCCAAGTACTGGGATTGAGAGAAATAAATCTGGAAATCAACAAACTAGTCTAGAGAAGTCTGAAGGACATCAACGTGGAAATGTTGAGGAG AGTGCAGTGGATACTGTCAAATTTCTAGAGACTGTAATATCCCAGTTAAAGGAAGAAAGAACTCAAGAAGACTTTGGCGAGCACTTGGTTCAGGAAATGATGAGTGTCTGTGATGAATTCAGACAGCTCACTGGGAG AAATGAAGGTGAAGACTTGAATGCGAGGTGGCAGGATTGGCGATGCAAATTGCAGCAGGTAATGAATTCCCTGTCCGCGAAAAAAGGCATCAGCAAGGAGGCTTTCGAGAGCAGTGTACACAGCCGTGATAATACCCCGGAAGGCGAGTCAGCTCCAGATGACAAGGAAGCTGAAGTTGAGGCGGTTACTGTTTGTTCTACTACTGAACAAAGAAAAGAGCAGCACACTGAAAGGGAGAGCAAAAAAGGGAGGAAGAAGGCCAAAGGGAAGGGAAAGAACAAAGGGAAGAAACATTAG